In Camelina sativa cultivar DH55 chromosome 16, Cs, whole genome shotgun sequence, a single window of DNA contains:
- the LOC104751655 gene encoding sister chromatid cohesion protein PDS5 homolog A-like isoform X3 — MEKTPTQKVSELGSRLLQLSSPNKDSLVKLLREVANTLSQIDQPPAINKEKGLKLVEVELRPLKKSFINHGLLKHDDNDVSLLVTICVSELFRILAPKLPFEDKYLRDIFDLFLAEFSKLSDTVSPYFSKRVKILETVSRLKCCLLMLDEHQYLAHEMFRKFFSLVGGHHQQSLTNQKNSKTQQGKASAQQTQQNLFNNILTIMIDILEEEADSAFVIIILENLVKEGEDTTSAADKLASSLIESCTDKLEALICSFLTSCFLEKDSIQTNLKYSYHEIIFKISLIAPQMLLAVIPKLTRELLTDQVDVRIKALNLAGRIFAQPKHCLSSYGETYQDLYAEFLRRFSDKSADVRMAALKCGEQYYFANPSGNKTSGVLTAIQERLLDFDDKVRTQAVVVACDIMKFNMKYVPLNLISEASERLRDKKISVRKAALQKLTEVYQDYCDKCSEGDMTINEHFEQIPCKILLLCCDKNCEEFRSQKLELVLSDDLFPRLLPVEERMRHWVQCFAIMNNIHLKSLNSILSQKRRLQNELRHCLTLWRTSKDGNIEEAQRKKKSYFVKLSACFPDASEAEDFFQKLDQMRDASIFDALTLLLDELSSTNAQIIKEKFLKTIGAKHSLFEFLRILSTKCSPNIFSSEHVQCLLNQLCGSTSVNTQLEAASIKLLLVILNMFPSYLRGSEKQFLKLLEENDPAADELTVVLSKAAPYISVNFGDYYPVLEKVCLEGTRSQAKYAVSAIGSLAGSSDKSVFSELCEMLLDSLLAGRNIPTTLQSLACVGQYSVLAYDNIYEDITSYIYQVFQAEPSDSQLPCDQSSGCCNSCKLKIYGLKTLVKSFLPRHGQVVRKIDDLLDILKKTLKSQGHDGIKSCDDTGANVRLAAAKAVLLLSRKWDFHISPEIFRLTILMAKDSNAFITKTFLTKLHKLVTEHMIPSRYACAFSFSVSTPCRDLQNDSFRYINGFINNATRESRACRDLDQGESLTDSPAYMIVFLIHVLAHDPEFPSEDCREEHVYARFCGPLFSVLQVLLSIKNNGYTIKETAPFLFCIFRAIKRAEDAVDSRKTPRLHILADIGYSAVNILNSNVVTSPQTPRSILLPSSLYSLTSITNNQNKAKSLAQNALKQSFIERVVHIFQSQNSLLSKHDRRCQEDSLAVGSEDKILPPLLGNQIETSITGSTEASKNNTRCSRKRTHQGEQISCNSKSLRTVESEIPIKKLERHNTRSKESIDASVSNKITSSKHSGVVSALKDISNHGEAIIGQRIKLLSPADGCFYPGTVEKFNSKSNSHKIIFDNGDVELVCLDSESWETLSHESLQQQEILGKETESFGSQNCVPGISHTLAKANAQKQKTTAKHQNKKLPTKLNPPAANSKKGNSVSGEGSVSEVTDASDNIGLRRSRRQRTS, encoded by the exons ATGGAGAAAACGCCGACGCAGAAAGTTTCCGAACTGGGTTCTCGTTTGCTTCAGTTATCTAGTCCCAATAAGGATTCTCTGGTCAAGTTATTACGG GAAGTTGCTAATACTCTGTCACAAATCGACCAGCCTCCAGCCATCAACAAGGAGAAAGGTCTGAAACTGGTAGAAGTTGAGTTAAGACCTCTGAAGAAATCCTTTATAAATCATGGACTTCTTAAACATGATGATAATGACGTGAGTCTTTTGGTCACTATTTGTGTCTCCGAGCTTTTTCGGATTTTAGCACCTAAGCTACCTTTTGAAGACAAGTATCTCAGG GATATCTTCGATCTCTTTCTTGCTGAGTTTTCTAAGCTATCTGATACTGTAAGCCCTTATTTCTCCAAGAGGGTGAAAATCTTGGAGACAGTCTCTCGATTGAAATGTTGTCTTCTAATGCTAGACGAGCACCAATATTTAGCTCACGAGATGTTTAGGAAGTTCTTCTCTCTTGTAGG TGGGCATCATCAACAGAGTTTAACTAACCAGAAAAATAGTAAAACGCAGCAGGGAAAGGCTAGCGCGCAGCAAACAcagcaaaatttatttaacaacATTTTAACGATAATGATTGATATTCTGGAGGAAGAGGCAGATTCGGCTTTTGTCATTATTATTCTGGAAAATCTTGTGAAGGAGGGAGAG GATACAACTTCTGCTGCTGATAAGCTTGCCAGTTCTCTCATTGAAAGCTGTACCGACAAGCTCGAGGCGTTGATTTGCAGCTTTTTAACGTCATGTTTTCTGGAGAAAGATTCCATCCAGACCAATCTCAAATATTCTTATCACGAAATCATATTTAAGATCTCCTTAATTGCTCCCCAGATGCTGCTAGCAGTTATCCCGAAATTGACCCGAGAGCTACTG ACTGATCAGGTCGATGTGCGAATAAAAGCCCTTAACTTAGCTGGAAGGATTTTTGCACAGCCTAAGCACTGTCTTAGCTCTTACGGAGAGACATATCAAGATCTTTATGCAGAGTTCTTGAGAAGATTCTCAGATAAATCTGCAGATGTCAGAATGGCTGCACTGAAATGTGGTGAACAGTATTACTTTGCGAATCCGTCTGGAAACAAAACATCTGGAGTTCTCA CTGCTATCCAAGAACGCCTATTAGATTTTGATGATAAAGTTCGAACACAGGCTGTGGTTGTTGCTTGtgatattatgaaatttaatatGAAGTATGTTCCTTTGAATCTGATTTCTGAAGCTAGTGAGAGGCTTCGGGATAAGAAG ATATCTGTTAGGAAGGCTGCTCTGCAGAAGCTGACAGAAGTATATCAAGATTATTGTGACAAGTGTTCAGAAGGAGACATGACAATAAATGAACATTTTGAGCAAATCCCATGCAAAATCTTGCTACTTTGCTGCGATAAAAATTGTGAAGAATTCAG GTCCCAAAAGTTGGAGCTTGTGCTTTCCGATGATCTTTTTCCTCGCCTTCTTCCAGTTGAGGAGAGGATGCGGCACTGGGTCCAATGCTTTGCCATTATGAATAATATCCACTTGAAGTCACTCAATTCAATTTTATCTCAGAAAAGAAG GTTGCAAAATGAATTGCGGCATTGCCTAACCCTCTGGAGGACATCTAAG GATGGCAATATAGAAGAAgcgcaaagaaagaaaaagagctACTTCGTAAAGCTTTCAGCTTGCTTTCCAGATGCTTCTGAGGCAGAAgatttctttcaaaaattaGACCAAATGAGGGATGCATCAATTTTTGATGCTTTAACTTTACTGCTGGATGAACTGTCATCCACAAATGCCCAGATCATTAAA gaGAAGTTTCTCAAGACGATCGGTGCTAAACATTCTCTTTTTGAGTTCCTGCGCATACTTTCTACAAAATGTTCGCCTAATATATTTAGCTCAGAGCATGTTCAGTGTCTTTTGAATCAGCTTTGTGGCAGCACCTCTGTTAACACTCAATTGGAGGCTGCTTCCATCAAACTTCTTCTG GTTATTCTCAACATGTTCCCTTCTTACCTGAGAGGTTCAGAAAAGCAGTTTCTGAAGCTACTAGAGGAGAATGATCCAGCTGCTGACGAGCTAACTGTAGTTTTATCAAAGGCAGCTCCTTACATATCTGTCAACTTCGG TGACTATTACCCTGTTCTGGAGAAGGTGTGTCTTGAGGGTACTCGTTCTCAGGCAAAATATGCGGTTTCTGCCATCGGTTCATTGGCTGGATCATCTGATAAATCTGTCTTTTCCGAGTTATGCGAG ATGCTCTTGGATTCTTTGCTGGCTGGACGGAACATTCCAACAACTTTGCAGTCTTTGGCGTGTGTTGGGCAATATTCTGTTTTGGCATATGACAATATATATGAAGATATCACCAGCTACATATACCAAGTTTTTCAA GCGGAACCATCTGACAGTCAACTGCCTTGTGATCAGTCCTCTGGTTGTTGCAACTCTTGCAAGCTTAAG ATATATGGGCTCAAAACACTTGTGAAAAGTTTCTTGCCTCGTCATGGTCAAGTCGTACGGAAGATCGATGACTTGCTAGACATtttgaagaaaacattaaaatcacAAGGACACGATGGCATCAAGTCATG CGATGACACAGGGGCTAATGTTAGACTGGCTGCTGCTAAAGCTGTTCTATTGCTTTCTAGGAAATGGGACTTTCATATTTCTCCTGAAATTTTCCGTCTTACCATTTTGATGGCAAAG GATTCCAACGCCTTTATTACCAAGACTTTTCTCACCAAATTGCACAAGCTAGTGACCGAACATATGATACCCAGTCGATATGCATGTGCTTTTTCGTTTTCTGTGTCTACTCCTTGCAGAGATCTGCAAAATGAT TCATTTAGATACATCAATGGATTCATCAACAATGCTACAAGAGAATCTCGAGCATGTCGGGATTTAGATCAAGGAGAATCACTCACTGATAGTCCAGCTTACATGATAGTGTTCCTAATTCATGTTCTTGCACATGACCCAGAGTTCCCTTCAGAAGACTGCAGGGAAGAGCATGTCTATGCTCGCTTTTGTGG CCCTCTGTTCTCGGTCTTACAGGTGTTACTTAGTATAAAAAATAATGGTTATACAATCAAGGAAACCGCCCctttcttgttttgtatcttCCGTGCAATTAAAAGAGCTGAGGATGCTGTTGATTCTCGTAAAACGCCT AGGCTGCACATTCTAGCTGATATTGGTTACTCAGCTGTCAACATATTAAATAGTAATGTAGTCACGTCTCCACAAACCCCACGGTCAATTTTGCTGCCATCATCATTGTACAGTCTCACTAGCATAACGAATAACCAG AATAAGGCTAAGTCTCTTGCCCAAAATGCCTTGAAACAAAGTTTCATTGAAAGAGTAGTTCATATATTCCAATCACAGAATTCCCTG CTCTCCAAGCATGATCGGAGGTGTCAAGAAGATAGCCTAGCAGTTGGCTCGGAAGATAAAATTTTACCTCCATTATTGGGCAATCAAATCGAAACCTCGATTACTGGTTCAACTGAAGCCAGCAAAAACAACACGAGGTGTAGCAGAAAGCGAACTCATCAGGGAGAACAAATTTCTTGTAACTCCAAATCTTTGAGAACAGTTGAGTCGGAAATTCCTATAAAGAAGCTAGAAAGACACAATACTCGTTCAAAGGAGAGTATCGACGCAAGTGTAAGCAATAAAATTACATCTTCCAAACACTCCGGGGTAGTATCTGCTTTAAAG GATATCAGCAACCACGGCGAAGCAATTATTGGGCAGCGGATTAAATTACTCTCTCCCGCAGATGGATG TTTCTATCCGGGCACTGTTGAAAAGTTTAACTCTAAAAGCAACTCTCATAAG ATTATTTTCGATAATGGGGATGTTGAATTGGTTTGCTTGGATAGCGAGAGCTGGGAGACCCTGAGCCATGAATCCTTGCAGCAACAG GAAATATTGGGAAAGGAGACGGAATCGTTTGGTTCTCAGAATTG CGTCCCTGGAATTAGTCATACACTTGCAAAGGCTAATGCCCAAAAGCAGAAAACGACAGCAAAGCACCAGAACAAAAAGTTGCCGACCAAATTGAATCCTCCAGCTG CAAACTCAAAGAAAGGAAATTCGGTTTCTGGAGAAGGATCAGTTTCAGAAGTGACCGACGCAAGCGACAATATT GGACTCAGAAGAAGTCGGAGACAGAGAACTTCTTAA
- the LOC104751655 gene encoding sister chromatid cohesion protein PDS5 homolog A-like isoform X2, translating to MEKTPTQKVSELGSRLLQLSSPNKDSLVKLLREVANTLSQIDQPPAINKEKGLKLVEVELRPLKKSFINHGLLKHDDNDVSLLVTICVSELFRILAPKLPFEDKYLRDIFDLFLAEFSKLSDTVSPYFSKRVKILETVSRLKCCLLMLDEHQYLAHEMFRKFFSLVGGHHQQSLTNQKNSKTQQGKASAQQTQQNLFNNILTIMIDILEEEADSAFVIIILENLVKEGEDTTSAADKLASSLIESCTDKLEALICSFLTSCFLEKDSIQTNLKYSYHEIIFKISLIAPQMLLAVIPKLTRELLTDQVDVRIKALNLAGRIFAQPKHCLSSYGETYQDLYAEFLRRFSDKSADVRMAALKCGEQYYFANPSGNKTSGVLTAIQERLLDFDDKVRTQAVVVACDIMKFNMKYVPLNLISEASERLRDKKISVRKAALQKLTEVYQDYCDKCSEGDMTINEHFEQIPCKILLLCCDKNCEEFRSQKLELVLSDDLFPRLLPVEERMRHWVQCFAIMNNIHLKSLNSILSQKRRLQNELRHCLTLWRTSKDGNIEEAQRKKKSYFVKLSACFPDASEAEDFFQKLDQMRDASIFDALTLLLDELSSTNAQIIKEKFLKTIGAKHSLFEFLRILSTKCSPNIFSSEHVQCLLNQLCGSTSVNTQLEAASIKLLLVILNMFPSYLRGSEKQFLKLLEENDPAADELTVVLSKAAPYISVNFGDYYPVLEKVCLEGTRSQAKYAVSAIGSLAGSSDKSVFSELCEMLLDSLLAGRNIPTTLQSLACVGQYSVLAYDNIYEDITSYIYQVFQAEPSDSQLPCDQSSGCCNSCKLKIYGLKTLVKSFLPRHGQVVRKIDDLLDILKKTLKSQGHDGIKSCDDTGANVRLAAAKAVLLLSRKWDFHISPEIFRLTILMAKDSNAFITKTFLTKLHKLVTEHMIPSRYACAFSFSVSTPCRDLQNDSFRYINGFINNATRESRACRDLDQGESLTDSPAYMIVFLIHVLAHDPEFPSEDCREEHVYARFCGPLFSVLQVLLSIKNNGYTIKETAPFLFCIFRAIKRAEDAVDSRKTPRLHILADIGYSAVNILNSNVVTSPQTPRSILLPSSLYSLTSITNNQNKAKSLAQNALKQSFIERVVHIFQSQNSLLSKHDRRCQEDSLAVGSEDKILPPLLGNQIETSITGSTEASKNNTRCSRKRTHQGEQISCNSKSLRTVESEIPIKKLERHNTRSKESIDASVSNKITSSKHSGVVSALKDISNHGEAIIGQRIKLLSPADGCFYPGTVEKFNSKSNSHKIIFDNGDVELVCLDSESWETLSHESLQQQEILGKETESFGSQNCVPGISHTLAKANAQKQKTTAKHQNKKLPTKLNPPAANSKKGNSVSGEGSVSEVTDASDNIGLRRSRRQRTS from the exons ATGGAGAAAACGCCGACGCAGAAAGTTTCCGAACTGGGTTCTCGTTTGCTTCAGTTATCTAGTCCCAATAAGGATTCTCTGGTCAAGTTATTACGG GAAGTTGCTAATACTCTGTCACAAATCGACCAGCCTCCAGCCATCAACAAGGAGAAAGGTCTGAAACTGGTAGAAGTTGAGTTAAGACCTCTGAAGAAATCCTTTATAAATCATGGACTTCTTAAACATGATGATAATGACGTGAGTCTTTTGGTCACTATTTGTGTCTCCGAGCTTTTTCGGATTTTAGCACCTAAGCTACCTTTTGAAGACAAGTATCTCAGG GATATCTTCGATCTCTTTCTTGCTGAGTTTTCTAAGCTATCTGATACTGTAAGCCCTTATTTCTCCAAGAGGGTGAAAATCTTGGAGACAGTCTCTCGATTGAAATGTTGTCTTCTAATGCTAGACGAGCACCAATATTTAGCTCACGAGATGTTTAGGAAGTTCTTCTCTCTTGTAGG TGGGCATCATCAACAGAGTTTAACTAACCAGAAAAATAGTAAAACGCAGCAGGGAAAGGCTAGCGCGCAGCAAACAcagcaaaatttatttaacaacATTTTAACGATAATGATTGATATTCTGGAGGAAGAGGCAGATTCGGCTTTTGTCATTATTATTCTGGAAAATCTTGTGAAGGAGGGAGAG GATACAACTTCTGCTGCTGATAAGCTTGCCAGTTCTCTCATTGAAAGCTGTACCGACAAGCTCGAGGCGTTGATTTGCAGCTTTTTAACGTCATGTTTTCTGGAGAAAGATTCCATCCAGACCAATCTCAAATATTCTTATCACGAAATCATATTTAAGATCTCCTTAATTGCTCCCCAGATGCTGCTAGCAGTTATCCCGAAATTGACCCGAGAGCTACTG ACTGATCAGGTCGATGTGCGAATAAAAGCCCTTAACTTAGCTGGAAGGATTTTTGCACAGCCTAAGCACTGTCTTAGCTCTTACGGAGAGACATATCAAGATCTTTATGCAGAGTTCTTGAGAAGATTCTCAGATAAATCTGCAGATGTCAGAATGGCTGCACTGAAATGTGGTGAACAGTATTACTTTGCGAATCCGTCTGGAAACAAAACATCTGGAGTTCTCA CTGCTATCCAAGAACGCCTATTAGATTTTGATGATAAAGTTCGAACACAGGCTGTGGTTGTTGCTTGtgatattatgaaatttaatatGAAGTATGTTCCTTTGAATCTGATTTCTGAAGCTAGTGAGAGGCTTCGGGATAAGAAG ATATCTGTTAGGAAGGCTGCTCTGCAGAAGCTGACAGAAGTATATCAAGATTATTGTGACAAGTGTTCAGAAGGAGACATGACAATAAATGAACATTTTGAGCAAATCCCATGCAAAATCTTGCTACTTTGCTGCGATAAAAATTGTGAAGAATTCAG GTCCCAAAAGTTGGAGCTTGTGCTTTCCGATGATCTTTTTCCTCGCCTTCTTCCAGTTGAGGAGAGGATGCGGCACTGG GTCCAATGCTTTGCCATTATGAATAATATCCACTTGAAGTCACTCAATTCAATTTTATCTCAGAAAAGAAG GTTGCAAAATGAATTGCGGCATTGCCTAACCCTCTGGAGGACATCTAAG GATGGCAATATAGAAGAAgcgcaaagaaagaaaaagagctACTTCGTAAAGCTTTCAGCTTGCTTTCCAGATGCTTCTGAGGCAGAAgatttctttcaaaaattaGACCAAATGAGGGATGCATCAATTTTTGATGCTTTAACTTTACTGCTGGATGAACTGTCATCCACAAATGCCCAGATCATTAAA gaGAAGTTTCTCAAGACGATCGGTGCTAAACATTCTCTTTTTGAGTTCCTGCGCATACTTTCTACAAAATGTTCGCCTAATATATTTAGCTCAGAGCATGTTCAGTGTCTTTTGAATCAGCTTTGTGGCAGCACCTCTGTTAACACTCAATTGGAGGCTGCTTCCATCAAACTTCTTCTG GTTATTCTCAACATGTTCCCTTCTTACCTGAGAGGTTCAGAAAAGCAGTTTCTGAAGCTACTAGAGGAGAATGATCCAGCTGCTGACGAGCTAACTGTAGTTTTATCAAAGGCAGCTCCTTACATATCTGTCAACTTCGG TGACTATTACCCTGTTCTGGAGAAGGTGTGTCTTGAGGGTACTCGTTCTCAGGCAAAATATGCGGTTTCTGCCATCGGTTCATTGGCTGGATCATCTGATAAATCTGTCTTTTCCGAGTTATGCGAG ATGCTCTTGGATTCTTTGCTGGCTGGACGGAACATTCCAACAACTTTGCAGTCTTTGGCGTGTGTTGGGCAATATTCTGTTTTGGCATATGACAATATATATGAAGATATCACCAGCTACATATACCAAGTTTTTCAA GCGGAACCATCTGACAGTCAACTGCCTTGTGATCAGTCCTCTGGTTGTTGCAACTCTTGCAAGCTTAAG ATATATGGGCTCAAAACACTTGTGAAAAGTTTCTTGCCTCGTCATGGTCAAGTCGTACGGAAGATCGATGACTTGCTAGACATtttgaagaaaacattaaaatcacAAGGACACGATGGCATCAAGTCATG CGATGACACAGGGGCTAATGTTAGACTGGCTGCTGCTAAAGCTGTTCTATTGCTTTCTAGGAAATGGGACTTTCATATTTCTCCTGAAATTTTCCGTCTTACCATTTTGATGGCAAAG GATTCCAACGCCTTTATTACCAAGACTTTTCTCACCAAATTGCACAAGCTAGTGACCGAACATATGATACCCAGTCGATATGCATGTGCTTTTTCGTTTTCTGTGTCTACTCCTTGCAGAGATCTGCAAAATGAT TCATTTAGATACATCAATGGATTCATCAACAATGCTACAAGAGAATCTCGAGCATGTCGGGATTTAGATCAAGGAGAATCACTCACTGATAGTCCAGCTTACATGATAGTGTTCCTAATTCATGTTCTTGCACATGACCCAGAGTTCCCTTCAGAAGACTGCAGGGAAGAGCATGTCTATGCTCGCTTTTGTGG CCCTCTGTTCTCGGTCTTACAGGTGTTACTTAGTATAAAAAATAATGGTTATACAATCAAGGAAACCGCCCctttcttgttttgtatcttCCGTGCAATTAAAAGAGCTGAGGATGCTGTTGATTCTCGTAAAACGCCT AGGCTGCACATTCTAGCTGATATTGGTTACTCAGCTGTCAACATATTAAATAGTAATGTAGTCACGTCTCCACAAACCCCACGGTCAATTTTGCTGCCATCATCATTGTACAGTCTCACTAGCATAACGAATAACCAG AATAAGGCTAAGTCTCTTGCCCAAAATGCCTTGAAACAAAGTTTCATTGAAAGAGTAGTTCATATATTCCAATCACAGAATTCCCTG CTCTCCAAGCATGATCGGAGGTGTCAAGAAGATAGCCTAGCAGTTGGCTCGGAAGATAAAATTTTACCTCCATTATTGGGCAATCAAATCGAAACCTCGATTACTGGTTCAACTGAAGCCAGCAAAAACAACACGAGGTGTAGCAGAAAGCGAACTCATCAGGGAGAACAAATTTCTTGTAACTCCAAATCTTTGAGAACAGTTGAGTCGGAAATTCCTATAAAGAAGCTAGAAAGACACAATACTCGTTCAAAGGAGAGTATCGACGCAAGTGTAAGCAATAAAATTACATCTTCCAAACACTCCGGGGTAGTATCTGCTTTAAAG GATATCAGCAACCACGGCGAAGCAATTATTGGGCAGCGGATTAAATTACTCTCTCCCGCAGATGGATG TTTCTATCCGGGCACTGTTGAAAAGTTTAACTCTAAAAGCAACTCTCATAAG ATTATTTTCGATAATGGGGATGTTGAATTGGTTTGCTTGGATAGCGAGAGCTGGGAGACCCTGAGCCATGAATCCTTGCAGCAACAG GAAATATTGGGAAAGGAGACGGAATCGTTTGGTTCTCAGAATTG CGTCCCTGGAATTAGTCATACACTTGCAAAGGCTAATGCCCAAAAGCAGAAAACGACAGCAAAGCACCAGAACAAAAAGTTGCCGACCAAATTGAATCCTCCAGCTG CAAACTCAAAGAAAGGAAATTCGGTTTCTGGAGAAGGATCAGTTTCAGAAGTGACCGACGCAAGCGACAATATT GGACTCAGAAGAAGTCGGAGACAGAGAACTTCTTAA